The Lampris incognitus isolate fLamInc1 chromosome 7, fLamInc1.hap2, whole genome shotgun sequence genome window below encodes:
- the LOC130115457 gene encoding uncharacterized protein LOC130115457, producing the protein MASASNSRQYWSMSETKALLNIWADEAVQQQLEGVCRNEEVIQFMVDELAKSGIQRTTTQVREKLKKMRHLYKAAKRDGKKNFPFLELMDRVLGGRGEGQLGAETCQIPKATNKSLTHPGENSESGGIPAARRGTNLFPRIKPETRKRRANSDTTKEFLNAMAECHRQWLEKEQELRREEWERETKLRHEEMQQELALRREEGEREERLRLAEMEARRKDNELLTSCLTQIVKFIAKDPGTM; encoded by the exons ATGGCGAGTGCGAGCAACAGCCGCCAGTATTGGTCCATGAGTGAAACAAAAGCGTTGCTCAACATATGGGCCGACGAGGCCGTTCAGCAACAACTGGAGGGCGTGTGTCGCAATGAAGAAGTCATCCAGTTTATGGTAGACGAGCTGGCCAAGTCGGGGATACAGCGCACAACCACCCAAGTTAGGGAGAAGCTGAAAAAGATGAGGCATCTGTACAAGGCGGCGAAGCGAGACGGCAAGAAGAATTTCCCTTTTCTGGAGCTGATGGACAGGGTGCtcggggggagaggagagggtcAGCTGGGAGCAGAGACTTGTCAAATTCCCAAAGCTACAAACAAGTCTTTGACTCACCCGGGAG AAAACTCGGAAAGCGGCGGTATTCCTGCAGCGAGAAGAGGAACAAATCTGTTCCCTAGAATAAAACCCG AGACCCGTAAACGGAGGGCCAACAGTGACACTACGAAGGAGTTCCTTAATGCAATGGCAGAATGCCACAGGCAGTGGTTGGAGAAGGAGCAGGAGCTCAGGAGGGAGGAATGGGAGAGGGAGACCAAGTTGAGGCATGAAGAGATGCAACAAGAGCTGGCTTTAAGAAGGGAGGAGGGGGAGCGAGAGGAAAGACTGAGACTTGCGGAGATGGAAGCTCGGAGAAAGGACAATGAGCTACTAACGTCTTGCTTGACACAAATTGTAAAGTTTATTGCAAAGGACCCTGGCACGATGTAA